Proteins encoded by one window of Petrotoga sp. 9PW.55.5.1:
- a CDS encoding DUF177 domain-containing protein produces the protein MYNDDLKNESLIVEFESFEKILEGTISVNNWERIEVHSEKANILSPIKVSFSLEKGDNQVLVNGKVETMLQLHCSRCLKPIEYWVEESFEALYLDSSFEKYLSKTEHLKSLDNVVYYDGQSIDLTNRIIETIILSVPNVPLCKEDCNGLCPICGADLNENSDHSCEKEELDPRFASLKSLLDEGKFL, from the coding sequence ATGTATAACGATGATTTGAAAAATGAAAGTTTAATAGTAGAATTTGAAAGTTTTGAAAAAATATTAGAAGGTACCATCTCTGTTAATAACTGGGAAAGGATAGAAGTTCATTCTGAAAAGGCAAATATTCTTTCTCCAATCAAGGTTTCTTTTTCATTGGAAAAGGGGGATAATCAAGTATTGGTAAATGGTAAAGTAGAAACAATGTTGCAACTTCATTGTTCGAGATGTTTGAAACCTATTGAGTATTGGGTAGAGGAAAGTTTCGAAGCTCTTTATTTAGATAGTAGTTTTGAAAAGTATCTTTCAAAAACGGAACATTTGAAGTCTTTAGATAATGTAGTATATTACGATGGGCAATCAATCGATTTGACAAATCGGATTATAGAGACTATAATATTATCAGTGCCAAATGTCCCACTATGCAAGGAAGATTGTAACGGGTTATGTCCCATTTGCGGAGCGGATTTGAATGAAAATTCTGATCATTCATGCGAAAAGGAAGAATTAGATCCAAGATTTGCATCATTGAAAAGTCTTTTGGATGAAGGAAAATTTTTATAA
- the rpmF gene encoding 50S ribosomal protein L32: MATPKQKPSRSRTHKRKAKLYAAYKINVVKCPKCGEPKLPHRVCLNCGYYGDKQILEIGE, translated from the coding sequence ATGGCTACACCAAAACAAAAGCCCTCAAGAAGTAGAACACATAAAAGAAAGGCAAAATTATACGCCGCTTACAAGATTAATGTTGTGAAATGTCCGAAGTGTGGAGAGCCTAAATTACCCCATCGTGTTTGTTTGAATTGTGGTTATTATGGTGATAAGCAGATCTTAGAAATAGGTGAATAG
- the plsX gene encoding phosphate acyltransferase PlsX, whose protein sequence is MDNLKIGIDLYGGDNAPNSVIEGALFALKNKYLSPQNLVIVGNDITPEHSEKISNLEIVPAKNLITNETKPTEVLKLKESSMYIGCEMLKNNQLNGFVSAGNTGALLTSGTFVAGRLRGIKRPALVLALPSKSNKPKILVDAGANAEVKSEHFYDFAREGIAYAKFLNLDNPRVAVLNIGSEDEKGNTIIKEASKILQEKEHINYVGYVEARDLFDDTCDIIVTDGFTGNNVLKTMEGTAYFILHELKETIKKGGLFTKLGALLLKGSLKSLVNKIDYRSYGGTFFLGVNGILVKAHGSSDSEAIANALYVAYNAAKFDLIKKIEL, encoded by the coding sequence ATGGATAATCTTAAGATCGGCATAGATTTGTATGGAGGAGATAATGCGCCTAATTCAGTTATTGAGGGCGCACTTTTTGCTTTGAAAAATAAATATCTATCTCCTCAAAATTTAGTTATAGTGGGAAACGATATAACACCTGAACATTCTGAAAAGATTTCGAATTTAGAAATTGTTCCAGCTAAAAATCTAATAACTAATGAAACAAAACCAACTGAAGTTTTAAAACTTAAAGAATCCTCTATGTATATTGGATGTGAAATGCTAAAAAATAATCAATTAAATGGATTTGTGAGTGCTGGTAATACCGGTGCTTTACTTACAAGTGGAACATTTGTAGCTGGAAGGCTACGTGGTATAAAAAGGCCAGCATTAGTCTTAGCCCTTCCATCTAAATCAAATAAACCAAAAATACTAGTGGATGCTGGGGCAAATGCTGAAGTAAAATCGGAACATTTTTACGATTTTGCAAGAGAAGGAATTGCTTATGCAAAATTTCTTAATCTTGATAATCCTAGAGTAGCTGTTTTAAATATAGGATCAGAAGACGAAAAAGGAAATACAATTATTAAAGAAGCTTCGAAAATTTTGCAAGAAAAAGAGCATATTAATTATGTTGGATATGTAGAAGCAAGGGATTTATTCGATGACACTTGTGATATAATTGTTACGGATGGTTTTACTGGTAATAATGTATTGAAAACAATGGAGGGTACCGCTTATTTTATACTTCACGAACTGAAAGAAACAATTAAGAAAGGTGGATTATTTACAAAGCTTGGAGCTTTGCTATTAAAGGGATCTTTAAAGTCTCTTGTTAATAAAATTGATTACAGAAGTTATGGAGGAACTTTTTTCTTAGGAGTTAATGGGATTTTAGTTAAAGCACATGGATCTTCTGATTCAGAAGCTATAGCTAATGCTTTGTATGTAGCTTACAACGCTGCTAAGTTTGACTTGATTAAAAAGATAGAGCTTTGA
- the glmS gene encoding glutamine--fructose-6-phosphate transaminase (isomerizing), with the protein MCGIVGYVSDSGLEVEDLIWGLKKLEYRGYDSAGIAYNSDHSIKYLKKSGKISEIEKALVEQNILKESFYSGIAHTRWATHGVVSETNSHPHLDCKKEIAVIHNGIIENFQELRNYLEKRGHMFTSQTDSEVIAHLIEDNYKADIFEAVLKSLKELKGTYAIAVIHKDRPDEIVAARKGSPLVISHSKNMGMLASDVTPLLKYSKEMNFLNDGEIAVIFPGNYKIYDLKGNLIDRKSISISWDETLAEKSGYPHFMLKEIFEQPNSLKSVLVGRLVDSEPKVKEIESLEDFVKNRMKKIYVVACGTSYHAGLTTKYFTNKYSDIDFEIEVASEFRYMNPPIDDKTLVLAISQSGETIDTLEGVRKSKEKEAYILTISNVVGSTIPRESDAVLYLNTGPEIGVAATKTYTAQIALLYTLVSQIIYWKNGKSKEIEDILKHLKDMPKVYDEILNKTNGHMMDLVKKYKDFKDMMYIGRRFGYPAALEGALKLKEISYINAIAYQAGELKHGPIALLDETFPVFAIVPSGNLREKMISNIMEVKARGAKVIALTPENDKQTKNICDDFINIPDLPDCLIPLVVAPITQLFAYYIALEKNLDPDKPRNLAKSVTVE; encoded by the coding sequence TTGTGTGGAATAGTGGGTTATGTGTCTGATAGTGGATTAGAAGTAGAGGATCTCATATGGGGACTAAAAAAATTAGAGTACAGAGGATATGATTCAGCAGGAATTGCATATAATAGTGATCATTCTATTAAATATTTAAAAAAATCTGGTAAGATAAGTGAGATTGAAAAGGCACTTGTTGAGCAGAATATTTTAAAAGAGAGTTTTTATTCAGGAATCGCTCATACGAGATGGGCAACACATGGGGTAGTTTCTGAAACAAATTCTCATCCACATTTGGACTGTAAAAAAGAGATAGCGGTTATTCACAACGGTATAATAGAGAATTTTCAAGAGTTAAGAAATTATCTTGAAAAGAGAGGTCATATGTTCACATCTCAAACTGATTCAGAAGTTATCGCACATTTGATTGAAGATAACTACAAAGCGGATATTTTTGAAGCGGTATTAAAATCTTTAAAAGAATTAAAAGGCACTTATGCTATTGCTGTGATTCATAAAGACAGACCAGATGAAATTGTTGCCGCAAGAAAAGGTAGTCCATTGGTTATTTCTCACAGTAAAAATATGGGTATGTTGGCTTCAGACGTTACTCCATTACTTAAATATTCTAAAGAGATGAATTTCTTAAACGATGGAGAAATAGCTGTAATTTTTCCAGGTAATTACAAGATTTATGATTTAAAAGGTAATTTAATAGACAGAAAATCTATATCCATCTCTTGGGATGAAACTTTAGCTGAAAAATCCGGCTATCCTCATTTTATGCTGAAAGAAATCTTTGAACAACCAAATTCTTTGAAATCTGTTTTAGTTGGTCGCTTGGTTGATTCAGAGCCTAAAGTTAAAGAAATAGAATCTTTGGAAGATTTTGTAAAAAACAGAATGAAAAAAATATATGTGGTTGCTTGTGGAACTAGTTATCATGCAGGACTTACCACAAAATATTTTACTAACAAATATTCAGATATTGATTTTGAAATAGAAGTAGCATCAGAATTTAGGTATATGAATCCACCAATTGATGATAAAACCTTAGTATTAGCAATATCCCAATCCGGAGAAACCATAGATACCCTTGAAGGAGTTAGAAAATCTAAAGAAAAGGAAGCTTATATTTTAACTATTAGTAACGTCGTAGGTTCAACTATACCTAGAGAATCCGATGCAGTTTTGTATCTTAACACTGGTCCTGAGATAGGTGTTGCAGCTACTAAAACATACACGGCACAAATTGCATTGCTATATACTTTAGTTTCACAAATTATATATTGGAAGAATGGAAAAAGTAAGGAAATTGAAGATATATTGAAACATTTAAAAGATATGCCGAAAGTATATGATGAAATTTTAAATAAAACTAACGGGCATATGATGGATTTAGTAAAAAAGTACAAAGATTTTAAAGATATGATGTATATAGGAAGAAGATTCGGCTATCCAGCGGCTTTAGAAGGAGCTTTAAAATTAAAAGAGATTAGTTATATCAATGCAATTGCCTATCAGGCAGGAGAATTAAAACATGGTCCAATTGCATTGTTAGATGAAACTTTTCCGGTATTTGCCATCGTGCCAAGTGGTAATCTAAGAGAAAAAATGATTTCTAATATTATGGAAGTTAAGGCTCGTGGAGCAAAGGTCATAGCTTTAACTCCTGAAAATGATAAACAAACAAAAAATATATGTGATGATTTTATAAATATCCCAGATCTGCCAGATTGTTTGATACCTTTGGTAGTAGCTCCAATAACTCAATTATTCGCTTATTATATTGCGTTAGAAAAGAATTTGGATCCCGATAAGCCAAGAAATTTGGCAAAGAGTGTTACTGTAGAATAA
- the rsfS gene encoding ribosome silencing factor, giving the protein MLKTELLSTVKELVKLLDEKDGKEIVVLDMEDSGLMVDYFVIVTGNSEPHMSALRDEVVKFLKGEDIPILFYDKGKGSDWLIVDTGTFIIHIFSEEGREFYDLESLWGEQNKAIIK; this is encoded by the coding sequence TTGCTAAAAACCGAGCTTTTAAGCACAGTTAAAGAATTGGTGAAATTACTTGATGAAAAAGATGGGAAAGAGATAGTGGTTTTGGATATGGAAGATTCGGGACTTATGGTTGATTATTTTGTTATAGTTACAGGAAATTCTGAACCTCATATGTCTGCTTTAAGAGACGAAGTTGTAAAGTTTTTAAAAGGAGAAGATATTCCGATACTATTTTATGATAAAGGTAAAGGAAGCGATTGGTTAATAGTAGATACTGGAACGTTCATAATCCATATATTTTCTGAAGAGGGAAGAGAGTTTTACGATTTAGAAAGTTTATGGGGCGAACAAAATAAGGCAATAATTAAATGA
- the rpsB gene encoding 30S ribosomal protein S2 produces MSVVSMKQLLEAGAHFGHRTRRWNPKMQPYIFAERKGIHIIDLQKTLRSIEDAYEFIKNASMERKRVLFVGTKKQAQQIVADEARRCGEYFVNNRWLGGLLTNFKTIRSRIDKLEQLTEYVESEEFSKLPKKEQANIRRNLDKLEKNLGGLRGLKKVPDVLFVVDPKKEEIAVREANMLGIPIVATVDTNCDPDVIDYVIPANDDAIRTIMLITSKIADAIIEGKEGNIESLEEAISEEKEEKNTEVDEEIEEKIIADEKYSKYEEEVEEEIEVEEEEVEFTSFEEDEKKE; encoded by the coding sequence GTGTCAGTAGTGAGCATGAAACAGCTTCTTGAAGCTGGTGCACATTTTGGACATAGGACAAGAAGATGGAATCCTAAGATGCAACCGTATATCTTTGCTGAAAGGAAAGGAATTCATATCATAGATTTACAAAAAACATTAAGAAGTATAGAAGATGCATATGAATTTATAAAAAATGCTTCTATGGAAAGAAAAAGAGTATTGTTTGTCGGAACTAAGAAACAGGCTCAGCAAATTGTCGCAGATGAAGCTAGAAGATGCGGAGAGTACTTTGTAAACAACAGATGGTTAGGAGGACTATTAACCAATTTCAAAACTATAAGGTCAAGGATAGATAAACTTGAACAATTAACAGAATATGTTGAAAGTGAAGAGTTTTCAAAACTCCCAAAAAAAGAACAAGCAAATATTAGAAGAAATCTTGATAAACTTGAAAAAAACTTAGGTGGATTAAGAGGGTTGAAGAAAGTTCCTGATGTTTTATTCGTAGTTGACCCTAAGAAAGAAGAAATCGCCGTGAGAGAAGCTAACATGCTAGGGATACCAATTGTTGCCACAGTTGATACGAACTGTGATCCCGATGTAATTGACTATGTAATTCCAGCTAACGATGATGCAATTCGAACCATAATGTTGATAACATCAAAAATAGCAGATGCAATTATAGAAGGAAAAGAGGGAAACATTGAAAGTTTAGAAGAAGCAATCTCTGAAGAAAAAGAAGAAAAAAACACAGAAGTCGATGAAGAAATAGAAGAAAAAATTATTGCAGATGAAAAATACTCTAAATATGAAGAAGAAGTTGAGGAAGAAATAGAAGTGGAAGAGGAAGAAGTGGAATTTACTTCCTTTGAAGAAGACGAAAAAAAAGAATAA
- the miaB gene encoding tRNA (N6-isopentenyl adenosine(37)-C2)-methylthiotransferase MiaB — protein sequence MKFYIRTFGCQMNINESEIMAGLLTDEGFDWTENPKEADLIIINSCSVREKAENKMYGAIGGYGKLKEKNKNLILGVGGCSAEKEKDNILKRFKNVDFVFGTRNVVDIVKLVNRAKTGERFSDFSDKLEEVNYKLPKIPFSKHHAWVTIIYGCNKYCTYCIVPYTRGFEKSRPLEDIIKEVEDYAHKGYKEITFLGQNVDSYGKDFGDKKSKLDILIKKAAQFDSIKRIWFLTSYPSDITESLIYTVAEEKKAAKYFHLPAQSGSNNILKAMNRKYTKEEFLELVYKIKKEVTDVTISSDFITGFPGETDIDFEETIDLIKKCRFDRINLAEYSPREGTVAQKFKEDDIPKHIKNKRLQYLMEIQKLINLEENQKYLDNEVLIIQEGKAGKNGSYMGRTINNKLVIYDGEEELNGEFLKIKINKVTPGPLYGEMKERVIGK from the coding sequence TTGAAGTTTTATATAAGAACTTTTGGTTGTCAAATGAATATAAACGAAAGTGAAATTATGGCAGGCCTTTTAACTGATGAAGGCTTCGATTGGACAGAAAATCCAAAAGAAGCAGATTTGATAATTATTAACAGTTGTTCGGTTAGAGAAAAGGCGGAAAATAAAATGTATGGTGCAATTGGTGGATATGGAAAATTGAAAGAAAAGAATAAAAACCTAATATTGGGTGTTGGAGGATGTTCTGCAGAAAAAGAAAAGGATAATATATTGAAAAGATTTAAAAATGTTGATTTCGTCTTTGGAACTAGAAATGTTGTAGATATTGTAAAATTAGTTAATCGAGCTAAAACTGGGGAAAGATTTTCTGACTTTTCGGATAAATTAGAAGAAGTCAATTACAAACTTCCTAAGATTCCCTTTAGCAAACATCATGCATGGGTTACAATTATTTATGGATGTAATAAATATTGTACCTACTGTATAGTTCCTTATACTAGAGGTTTTGAAAAAAGTAGACCTTTAGAAGACATCATTAAAGAAGTTGAAGATTATGCTCACAAAGGATACAAAGAGATAACTTTTTTGGGTCAGAACGTTGATTCATATGGAAAAGATTTTGGAGATAAGAAATCTAAGTTGGATATACTAATAAAAAAAGCGGCTCAATTTGATTCCATAAAAAGGATTTGGTTTTTAACTTCTTATCCGTCTGATATAACGGAATCTCTAATATATACTGTTGCGGAAGAGAAAAAGGCTGCAAAGTATTTCCATCTGCCTGCTCAATCGGGAAGCAACAACATTCTTAAAGCTATGAATAGAAAATATACAAAGGAAGAATTTTTGGAATTGGTTTATAAAATAAAAAAAGAAGTTACTGATGTAACAATATCAAGCGATTTTATAACTGGATTTCCAGGTGAAACTGATATTGATTTTGAAGAAACAATAGATTTAATTAAAAAATGTAGATTTGATCGAATAAACCTTGCTGAATATTCACCAAGAGAGGGAACTGTGGCACAGAAATTCAAAGAAGATGATATTCCCAAACACATAAAAAACAAGAGATTACAATACCTTATGGAGATACAAAAACTGATCAATCTTGAAGAAAACCAGAAATACTTAGATAATGAAGTTCTCATAATCCAAGAAGGTAAAGCAGGTAAAAACGGTTCCTACATGGGAAGAACGATAAATAACAAATTGGTTATCTACGACGGTGAAGAAGAATTAAATGGAGAATTTTTAAAAATAAAGATCAACAAAGTCACACCAGGACCATTATATGGTGAAATGAAGGAAAGGGTTATTGGTAAATGA
- a CDS encoding ABC transporter ATP-binding protein, which yields MSQENPKNNHNRRVEQRKGRGPGMGGMVPGEKPKNFFKSFRRLLGFLKPQMFFLIIVIIFAIFGTTFMVLAPRIMGNATNVLFEGIVSKNMPEEMTKNQVIDMLKMTGQDQIAEMVGPMNITPGRGVDFNKLLTILIVLLALYAMSALFNWLQQYIMAGVSQKTVYNLRKEVDTKLSKLPLNYFDSHSHGDILSRVTNDIDNIGHTLQQTLTQIITSLVTIIGVVIMMFTISPLLSAIALTVIPLALISTMFIAKKSQKQFQIQWNSTGKLNGRVEETYAGHNIVKAFNHQEKEKFEFDEENERLYDSSFKAQFISGIIRPVIAFLNNINYVAISVIGGLRVANGMLTLGDVQAFIQYSRQFTQPMVQISSIINVLQSTTASAERVFEFLDEEDEIPDPQTPEIIADVKGHVKFDHVYFSYNPNEPLIEDLNLEVKPGENVAIVGPTGAGKTTLVNLLMRFYEINSGKILVDGLDTRNMKRSDLRKMFGMVLQDSWIFGGTIKENIAYGKDNAKNEEIISAAKAAYVDHFVRTLPNGYDTVIDEDATNLSQGQRQLITIARAFLKDPNILILDEATSSVDTRTEVLIQQAMAELMKNRTSFVIAHRLSTIRNADIILVMNHGKIVEQGNNKELMKKQGFYYNLYMSQFVGTNLKDITV from the coding sequence ATGAGTCAAGAAAATCCTAAAAATAATCACAATAGAAGGGTCGAACAAAGAAAAGGAAGAGGACCTGGAATGGGCGGGATGGTACCAGGAGAAAAACCTAAAAACTTTTTTAAATCCTTTAGAAGATTACTAGGATTTTTAAAACCACAGATGTTTTTCCTCATAATAGTTATAATTTTCGCAATTTTTGGCACAACATTTATGGTTTTAGCTCCTAGAATTATGGGTAATGCAACTAACGTGTTATTCGAAGGTATAGTAAGTAAAAATATGCCTGAAGAAATGACTAAAAATCAGGTTATAGATATGCTTAAAATGACAGGGCAAGATCAAATCGCTGAAATGGTTGGTCCTATGAATATTACGCCAGGGCGGGGAGTTGATTTTAATAAACTTCTTACTATATTAATAGTCTTATTAGCGCTATATGCTATGTCTGCACTTTTCAACTGGTTACAACAATATATAATGGCAGGAGTATCTCAAAAAACAGTTTATAATCTTAGAAAAGAAGTTGATACTAAATTGTCGAAATTACCTCTCAACTATTTTGATAGCCATTCACATGGAGATATCCTGAGTAGGGTAACAAATGATATTGACAATATTGGACATACATTGCAACAGACCTTAACCCAAATTATTACCTCCCTTGTTACGATAATTGGCGTCGTTATAATGATGTTCACAATTAGTCCTTTATTATCAGCTATAGCATTAACAGTAATACCTTTAGCTTTAATTTCAACCATGTTTATAGCTAAAAAATCCCAAAAACAGTTCCAAATCCAATGGAATAGCACAGGCAAACTAAACGGTCGAGTAGAAGAAACTTATGCTGGCCATAATATAGTGAAGGCTTTTAACCACCAAGAAAAGGAGAAATTTGAATTTGATGAAGAGAATGAAAGACTCTATGATTCAAGTTTCAAGGCACAATTTATTTCAGGGATAATTAGACCAGTAATAGCTTTTTTGAATAATATTAACTATGTTGCTATTAGCGTTATAGGAGGACTACGTGTAGCCAATGGGATGTTAACTCTGGGTGATGTTCAAGCTTTTATACAGTATTCTAGACAATTTACTCAACCAATGGTTCAAATATCAAGTATAATTAATGTTTTACAATCCACCACAGCTTCAGCTGAAAGAGTTTTTGAATTCCTTGATGAAGAAGATGAAATACCTGATCCACAAACCCCTGAAATAATTGCGGATGTAAAAGGTCATGTTAAATTTGATCACGTTTATTTTAGCTATAATCCGAATGAACCTTTGATAGAGGATTTGAATTTAGAAGTTAAACCCGGAGAAAATGTTGCGATAGTAGGGCCTACTGGAGCTGGAAAAACTACTCTTGTTAATCTACTTATGCGCTTCTACGAAATAAACAGCGGTAAAATATTAGTAGATGGTCTGGATACAAGAAATATGAAACGATCTGATTTGAGAAAAATGTTTGGAATGGTTCTTCAAGATTCATGGATATTCGGAGGAACTATTAAAGAAAATATTGCCTATGGAAAAGATAACGCCAAAAACGAAGAGATAATTAGCGCGGCCAAAGCTGCTTATGTTGATCATTTTGTTAGAACCTTACCTAATGGATATGATACGGTGATAGATGAAGATGCTACAAATCTATCACAAGGTCAAAGGCAGCTTATAACGATAGCACGTGCATTTTTGAAAGATCCAAATATATTAATCTTAGATGAGGCCACTAGTTCTGTTGATACACGTACGGAAGTTCTTATTCAACAAGCTATGGCCGAATTAATGAAAAACAGAACAAGTTTCGTAATAGCTCATAGATTATCAACAATTAGAAACGCAGATATTATTCTAGTTATGAATCATGGTAAAATTGTAGAGCAGGGAAATAACAAAGAACTTATGAAGAAACAAGGATTTTATTACAACCTTTACATGAGTCAATTTGTTGGAACTAATTTAAAAGATATTACAGTTTGA
- a CDS encoding ABC transporter ATP-binding protein, with amino-acid sequence MKQLLKYLKPYYKEISIAIVLLVVQAISNLFLPSLNADIINNGIAKGDLSYIIRTGGIMLIFTLLLSVAAIIATYFSSKVAASFGKDLRKEIYYKVLNFSQSEVDKFGTASLITRNTNDVRQVQMLILMMLNIIIMAPIMAIGGMIMAIQQDVVLSWSIIVIVPVIGIIVFFLLRKAVPLFKVMQIKLDNVNRVMREKLTGVRVIRAFVKDKYEEKRFDEKNQDLTSTALKVNRILALGMPLLMLTMNVSSVAIIWFGSIRIDSGFMPIGNLTAFLTYVMEILMAVMMAMAMFIMLPRAEASAERINAVLNTELIIKDPEHPIKPKNKNGEISFNSVSFSYEGAEAPVLRNISFTANPGETTAIIGSTGCGKSTLINLIPRFYEVTEGKIKIDEVDIKDMPLNELRNLIGLVPQTAYLFSGTIASNLKFGKEDASDDEIWKALEIAQAKDFVEKLPQKLLTSVDQGGTNFSGGQKQRLAIARAILKHPKIFLFDDSFSALDNRTDANLREALKEITNDTTVIIVSQKVSSILGADQIIVLNDNGSVAGIGKHDELMRTCEVYREIVYSQIPKEETA; translated from the coding sequence ATGAAACAACTGCTTAAATATTTAAAACCTTATTACAAAGAAATCAGTATTGCTATTGTTCTTCTTGTTGTTCAAGCAATTTCAAATTTATTTTTACCAAGTCTAAATGCAGATATTATTAATAATGGGATTGCTAAGGGAGATTTATCTTATATTATTCGCACGGGTGGAATAATGCTTATTTTTACATTGCTCCTTTCAGTAGCTGCAATTATCGCTACATACTTTAGCTCCAAAGTCGCTGCTTCATTTGGAAAAGATCTACGTAAGGAAATATATTACAAAGTTTTGAACTTCTCACAATCAGAGGTCGACAAGTTTGGAACGGCTTCCCTAATTACCCGAAATACAAATGATGTTCGCCAAGTTCAAATGTTGATATTAATGATGTTGAATATAATCATCATGGCTCCAATAATGGCTATTGGCGGCATGATAATGGCTATACAGCAGGATGTAGTTTTATCTTGGTCTATTATAGTAATAGTACCAGTTATTGGTATAATCGTATTTTTCCTATTAAGAAAAGCTGTTCCGCTTTTTAAAGTAATGCAAATTAAACTAGATAATGTTAATCGTGTGATGAGAGAAAAATTAACAGGAGTAAGGGTAATAAGAGCATTTGTAAAAGATAAATACGAAGAAAAAAGATTTGATGAAAAGAACCAAGATCTTACATCAACTGCATTGAAAGTTAATAGAATTTTAGCTTTGGGTATGCCCCTTTTAATGCTAACTATGAACGTTTCTTCAGTAGCAATAATATGGTTCGGATCTATACGAATAGATAGTGGTTTTATGCCAATAGGCAATTTAACAGCTTTTTTAACGTACGTTATGGAAATACTTATGGCTGTAATGATGGCTATGGCAATGTTCATTATGCTACCTAGAGCTGAAGCATCAGCAGAACGTATAAATGCTGTTTTAAATACAGAACTAATTATCAAAGATCCTGAGCACCCTATAAAACCAAAAAATAAAAATGGCGAAATTTCTTTCAATAGTGTCAGTTTTAGTTATGAAGGCGCAGAAGCCCCTGTTTTAAGAAATATTTCTTTCACGGCAAATCCCGGTGAAACTACGGCAATAATAGGTAGTACAGGATGTGGAAAAAGCACATTAATTAATTTGATTCCCCGATTTTATGAAGTTACTGAGGGAAAAATAAAAATAGATGAAGTAGATATCAAAGACATGCCTTTAAATGAGCTAAGAAACTTAATAGGATTAGTTCCTCAAACTGCTTATCTATTTAGTGGTACAATAGCGAGCAATTTAAAGTTTGGAAAAGAAGATGCTAGCGATGATGAAATATGGAAAGCTCTTGAAATAGCCCAAGCAAAAGACTTTGTTGAAAAACTACCTCAAAAGCTTTTAACATCCGTCGATCAAGGAGGAACTAATTTTTCTGGTGGTCAAAAACAACGTTTAGCAATAGCAAGAGCAATATTAAAACATCCAAAAATATTTTTATTCGATGATAGTTTTTCAGCTTTAGATAACCGAACAGATGCTAATCTAAGAGAGGCTTTAAAAGAAATAACTAATGATACAACTGTTATTATAGTATCTCAAAAAGTGAGTTCCATACTTGGAGCAGACCAAATAATTGTACTTAATGATAATGGAAGTGTTGCAGGAATAGGTAAACATGATGAATTAATGAGAACATGTGAAGTATACAGAGAAATTGTTTACTCTCAGATCCCCAAGGAGGAAACAGCATGA
- a CDS encoding MarR family winged helix-turn-helix transcriptional regulator — protein MKNLTLDDLYSLKMKVISKYFQVIKLQGQLNFKETTKKDIYPGQAACLWYIAKNPGINQKQLAEKITVAEPTTSLILKKMEKAGLIVRKPASEDHRTLKIFLNAKGEKILNDLKCVIPKIVNKAFEGLSKEELNSFYSILEKLHNNILNYLESEEDIS, from the coding sequence TTGAAAAATTTAACTTTAGATGATTTATATTCTCTAAAAATGAAAGTAATATCTAAGTATTTTCAGGTAATAAAACTTCAAGGTCAATTGAACTTTAAAGAAACAACTAAAAAGGATATATACCCTGGTCAAGCTGCTTGTTTATGGTATATTGCTAAAAATCCTGGAATTAACCAAAAACAACTTGCAGAAAAAATTACCGTTGCAGAACCTACCACTTCTTTGATTCTAAAAAAAATGGAAAAAGCAGGCTTGATTGTTAGAAAACCTGCTTCAGAAGATCATAGAACACTAAAAATTTTTTTAAACGCAAAGGGAGAAAAGATATTAAATGATTTAAAATGCGTTATTCCAAAAATTGTTAATAAAGCATTTGAAGGCTTATCAAAAGAAGAATTAAATTCTTTTTATTCTATTTTAGAAAAATTACATAATAATATCTTAAATTATTTAGAAAGTGAGGAAGATATATCATGA